One segment of Ascidiaceihabitans donghaensis DNA contains the following:
- a CDS encoding TRAP transporter permease has protein sequence MVTNAQAELSAEELAQIERKYDTESAFRPMGSKMAFVISILLAAMSIYHFYVSGFALIRELLHYGIHLAFVLGLTFLLFSWRRDITVTGPPKGWYYIDGVNVVDIALAILAVSAALYLPLIPPAEAAARAGNPNAMDTFMGSVVLLFTLEAARRSIGYTLPLIAGFFILYAIFGQSAPGILKHGGVHWQGFVDGIYGTQGIYGIAIGAMAKYVFLFILFGVLAARIGLGQLFIDLATVAAGRYSGGPAKVAICSSAFMGSISGSSIANTVTTGALTIPAMKKVGYPPHFAGAVEATASTGGQITPPVMGAAAFIMVDFLNIPLRDVLAAALFPALLHYFGIFVMVHLEAKKLGLRGLSPEEMPVFLKVLKANWLSAAPLIVLVYMILTGWTPDYAAVYAIISCVVVGFLKPNDRMTLPGLFDALASGARGTIAIGAAAACVGIIVGVITLTGTGFRVGHIVITTANDMAGFFAALPLFNYFDLSQWALFFSLLLVAVACIVMGAGVPTTATYIILVSVTGGAFAALGVEPLVAHFFVFYYGVLADITPPVALAAYAAAGISGSNPFKTGNTAFRLGIAKALVPFVFVYSPALLLVAEGFTWGAFTVTLAGAMMGIGGLGIAFSGYMLTHLKTWERWYVAIVSFLFIAPGLLSMAIGLGLLAPILLMQLARRKTAA, from the coding sequence ATGGTCACGAACGCTCAGGCTGAACTTTCAGCCGAAGAACTGGCGCAGATCGAACGGAAATACGATACGGAATCTGCGTTTCGGCCGATGGGATCCAAAATGGCGTTTGTCATTTCGATCCTTTTGGCCGCCATGTCGATCTATCATTTTTACGTTTCAGGCTTCGCGCTGATCCGCGAGCTTTTGCATTACGGCATCCACCTTGCCTTTGTCCTTGGTCTGACGTTTTTGCTGTTTTCTTGGCGGCGCGACATCACGGTGACGGGGCCGCCCAAGGGGTGGTATTACATTGATGGCGTGAATGTCGTTGATATTGCGCTGGCAATTCTGGCGGTCAGTGCTGCACTTTACCTGCCGCTGATCCCTCCGGCCGAGGCTGCGGCCCGCGCAGGCAACCCCAACGCGATGGACACGTTCATGGGGTCTGTTGTGCTGTTGTTCACATTGGAAGCGGCGCGACGATCTATCGGGTACACCCTGCCGTTGATTGCGGGTTTCTTCATCCTTTACGCTATTTTCGGCCAATCTGCGCCCGGCATTCTGAAACACGGTGGCGTGCATTGGCAGGGCTTTGTCGATGGGATTTACGGCACACAAGGCATCTATGGCATCGCTATCGGGGCCATGGCGAAATATGTGTTTTTATTCATTTTGTTCGGGGTTCTGGCCGCGCGTATCGGGCTTGGGCAGCTGTTCATTGACCTCGCGACTGTTGCGGCTGGTCGCTATTCTGGCGGGCCTGCAAAGGTCGCGATCTGCTCGTCGGCCTTTATGGGGTCAATTTCGGGGTCGTCGATTGCCAACACTGTGACGACAGGCGCACTGACCATTCCGGCGATGAAAAAAGTCGGTTATCCACCCCACTTTGCCGGCGCGGTTGAGGCCACGGCCTCTACAGGCGGGCAGATCACGCCGCCGGTCATGGGGGCTGCGGCCTTCATCATGGTCGACTTTTTGAACATTCCGCTGCGGGACGTTCTGGCGGCGGCTCTGTTTCCGGCTTTGCTGCATTACTTTGGCATTTTCGTCATGGTGCATTTAGAGGCGAAAAAGCTGGGCCTGCGCGGCCTAAGCCCGGAAGAAATGCCGGTCTTTCTCAAGGTTCTGAAAGCCAACTGGCTGTCAGCGGCCCCTTTGATCGTGTTGGTTTATATGATCCTGACGGGCTGGACGCCGGATTATGCCGCTGTTTACGCCATCATTTCCTGCGTTGTCGTTGGGTTCTTGAAACCCAACGATCGCATGACGTTGCCTGGACTGTTTGACGCGCTGGCATCAGGCGCACGCGGCACAATTGCGATTGGCGCTGCTGCGGCCTGTGTGGGCATCATTGTGGGGGTCATCACCCTGACAGGTACTGGTTTTCGGGTGGGCCACATCGTGATCACCACGGCCAACGATATGGCTGGTTTCTTTGCGGCGCTGCCTTTGTTCAACTACTTCGATCTGTCACAATGGGCGCTGTTTTTCTCGCTGTTGCTGGTGGCTGTCGCGTGCATTGTGATGGGGGCAGGTGTGCCGACAACGGCGACCTACATCATCCTTGTGTCGGTGACGGGCGGTGCGTTTGCAGCCCTTGGGGTTGAGCCGCTGGTGGCGCACTTCTTTGTCTTTTATTACGGCGTTCTGGCCGACATCACCCCGCCTGTGGCCTTGGCGGCCTACGCCGCGGCTGGCATTTCGGGGTCGAACCCGTTCAAGACAGGCAATACGGCGTTCCGTCTTGGAATTGCCAAAGCGCTTGTGCCGTTTGTTTTTGTTTATTCGCCTGCTTTGTTGCTGGTGGCAGAGGGCTTTACGTGGGGCGCGTTTACCGTGACCTTGGCGGGGGCGATGATGGGCATCGGCGGGCTGGGGATCGCGTTTTCGGGGTACATGCTGACGCATCTGAAAACCTGGGAACGCTGGTACGTGGCGATTGTGTCCTTTCTGTTCATTGCGCCGGGTTTGCTTTCGATGGCGATCGGTCTGGGGCTCTTGGCGCCGATTTTGTTGATGCAATTGGCGCGGCGCAAAACTGCGGCTTGA
- a CDS encoding TAXI family TRAP transporter solute-binding subunit — protein MLHTMKKAALGALLVVGMGTASFAQDIKFFTIGTGGTAFTYYPVGGVIANAISKPPGSRECGQGGSCGVEGLIASAVSSRGSVDNVNAIISGLRNSGFAQSDVAFWAYTGTGTMEGKEPATDLRTIAALFEEHIHLVALKDSGINSVADLKGKRVSLDEPGSGTYVDANLIMESNGITVDDISAEALKGNAAAEALRNGKIDAFFVVAGYPTGALVELASAADIKLVPIDGAGADALTEKYGFFASSDIPAGTYEGVDAVTTVAVGAQWFTSAKEDEELVYNITKALWNDESRKLLDVGHAKGKTITPDTALNGIGVPLHAGAERFYKEAGLLK, from the coding sequence ATGTTGCATACTATGAAGAAAGCCGCGCTTGGGGCGTTGCTGGTCGTGGGCATGGGCACTGCGTCCTTTGCACAAGACATCAAGTTTTTCACAATCGGTACGGGCGGCACAGCCTTCACCTACTACCCAGTGGGCGGCGTGATCGCGAATGCGATTTCCAAGCCTCCCGGGTCGCGCGAATGTGGTCAGGGTGGATCTTGTGGCGTCGAAGGTTTGATCGCATCTGCGGTGTCTTCACGTGGATCTGTGGACAACGTAAACGCCATCATCTCCGGTTTGCGCAACTCTGGGTTTGCCCAGTCTGACGTCGCGTTCTGGGCTTACACGGGCACCGGCACCATGGAAGGCAAAGAGCCTGCCACGGATCTGCGCACCATCGCAGCCCTGTTCGAAGAGCACATCCACCTTGTTGCACTGAAAGACAGCGGCATCAATTCCGTCGCTGACCTGAAAGGCAAACGCGTGTCTTTGGACGAACCGGGTTCAGGCACATATGTCGACGCCAACCTGATCATGGAATCCAACGGCATCACCGTTGACGACATTTCAGCCGAAGCGCTGAAAGGCAACGCAGCGGCAGAAGCATTGCGCAACGGCAAGATCGATGCGTTCTTTGTGGTTGCGGGCTACCCCACAGGTGCCTTGGTTGAGCTGGCCTCGGCTGCTGACATCAAACTGGTCCCAATCGACGGTGCAGGCGCGGATGCTTTGACCGAAAAGTATGGCTTCTTTGCGTCGTCCGACATTCCAGCAGGCACCTATGAAGGCGTCGATGCGGTGACAACTGTCGCCGTGGGCGCACAGTGGTTCACATCTGCCAAAGAAGACGAAGAGCTGGTGTACAACATCACAAAAGCACTGTGGAACGACGAATCCCGCAAGCTGCTGGACGTGGGCCATGCCAAAGGCAAAACCATCACGCCTGACACGGCGCTAAACGGTATCGGTGTGCCATTGCACGCAGGCGCCGAGCGTTTCTACAAAGAAGCTGGCCTTCTGAAGTAA
- a CDS encoding rhodanese-like domain-containing protein: MSSAQMVADSRARIEEIETSDLIGMVDDPNVVIVDIRDIRERQRGHIPGSVHAPRGMIEFWVDPDSPYFKPVFGEDKRYVFHCASGWRSAITVATLQDMGFDAAHLREGFSTWADQGGPVEVPEKKT; the protein is encoded by the coding sequence ATGTCGTCCGCCCAGATGGTGGCGGATTCAAGGGCGCGGATCGAGGAAATCGAGACGTCTGATTTGATCGGAATGGTTGACGATCCGAATGTGGTCATCGTGGATATTCGCGACATTCGTGAGCGCCAGCGCGGTCATATTCCTGGCAGCGTGCATGCGCCGCGTGGCATGATCGAGTTTTGGGTTGATCCGGACAGCCCGTATTTCAAGCCTGTGTTTGGCGAAGACAAACGGTATGTGTTCCACTGCGCGTCTGGTTGGCGGTCGGCCATCACCGTCGCCACTTTGCAAGACATGGGGTTTGATGCGGCGCATCTGCGCGAGGGTTTTTCCACTTGGGCGGATCAAGGTGGGCCTGTCGAAGTTCCTGAAAAGAAGACCTAG
- a CDS encoding cobyric acid synthase: protein MTAIMIQGTGSNVGKSMLVAGLCRAAQQRGLSVAPFKPQNMSNNAAVTSDGGEIGRAQALQALASGLTPHTDMNPVLLKPETDVGSQVVVQGRRIATVKAREYATLKPTLMASVLESFDRLKAQYDLVIVEGAGSPAEVNLRHGDIANMGFAEAANVPVILCGDIDRGGVIAQVVGTQSVMSEADNALVSGFMINKFRGDPSLFDDGYQMIVDHTGWVGFGVCPWFRDAWRLPAEDALDIRSGPQNGGLKIVCLTLSRIANFDDMDPLAQEPGVSMVMLKAGEVIPADADLVIVPGSKSTRGDLAFLRDQGWDVDLMAHYRRGGHVLGICGGYQMLGTVIRDPDGIEGTAGESTGLGLLDVTTDMISDKRLTEVRAVHAASELPFEGYEIHIGRTEGRDCQRPFAFVDGNAEGAQSADGRVTGSYLHGMFADDAWRAAFLAGFGVTGSGVGYADGVQRALDDLADHVETHLDVTGIFAAAR from the coding sequence ATGACAGCTATCATGATCCAGGGCACGGGCTCAAATGTCGGCAAATCCATGTTAGTGGCAGGGCTGTGCCGCGCAGCCCAGCAACGTGGGCTGTCGGTTGCACCTTTCAAACCACAGAACATGTCGAACAACGCGGCGGTGACCTCGGACGGCGGCGAGATCGGGCGGGCGCAGGCGTTACAGGCCTTGGCGTCGGGCCTTACTCCGCACACGGATATGAACCCAGTTTTGTTGAAGCCTGAGACGGATGTGGGCAGTCAAGTGGTTGTGCAGGGCAGGCGTATCGCGACGGTGAAGGCGCGGGAATATGCGACGTTAAAACCGACATTGATGGCGTCGGTTCTGGAAAGCTTTGACCGGCTTAAGGCGCAGTACGATTTGGTGATTGTAGAGGGGGCAGGAAGCCCGGCAGAGGTAAATTTGCGTCACGGTGATATTGCGAACATGGGGTTTGCAGAGGCGGCGAACGTGCCTGTGATCTTGTGTGGAGACATTGATCGGGGTGGCGTGATCGCACAAGTGGTCGGCACGCAATCAGTCATGTCCGAGGCTGACAATGCGCTGGTTTCCGGCTTTATGATCAACAAGTTTCGCGGCGATCCGAGCTTGTTCGACGATGGGTATCAAATGATTGTGGACCACACCGGCTGGGTTGGTTTCGGTGTGTGCCCATGGTTCAGGGATGCATGGCGTTTGCCAGCGGAGGATGCTTTGGACATTCGTTCCGGCCCACAAAATGGCGGGTTGAAAATTGTTTGCCTGACCTTGTCGCGCATCGCCAATTTTGACGACATGGACCCGCTTGCGCAGGAGCCGGGGGTGTCGATGGTGATGCTGAAAGCGGGCGAGGTCATTCCAGCGGATGCTGATTTAGTTATTGTGCCGGGGTCCAAATCCACGCGTGGCGATCTGGCCTTTTTGCGCGATCAAGGGTGGGATGTGGATCTGATGGCCCATTATCGCCGTGGTGGGCATGTGTTGGGGATTTGCGGCGGGTATCAGATGCTTGGCACTGTAATTCGCGACCCTGACGGTATTGAAGGAACTGCTGGCGAAAGCACCGGATTGGGGCTTTTGGACGTTACAACAGATATGATTTCGGACAAGCGCCTGACGGAAGTGCGCGCTGTGCATGCGGCCTCGGAATTGCCGTTTGAAGGGTATGAAATTCACATCGGACGCACGGAAGGGCGCGATTGCCAGCGTCCATTTGCTTTTGTGGATGGGAATGCTGAGGGTGCGCAATCGGCTGACGGGCGTGTGACAGGCAGCTACTTGCACGGTATGTTTGCCGATGACGCGTGGCGGGCTGCGTTTCTTGCAGGGTTTGGCGTTACGGGTTCTGGTGTGGGGTATGCTGATGGGGTGCAGCGTGCGTTGGATGATTTGGCCGATCACGTGGAAACACATCTGGATGTGACCGGGATTTTTGCGGCGGCGCGGTAG
- the cobO gene encoding cob(I)yrinic acid a,c-diamide adenosyltransferase, protein MTDENTRHTEKMKKIKAARDRMMETKTEEKGLIVVHTGPGKGKSSSGFGMIMRCIAHEMPCAVVQFIKGNWMTGERQFLTERFADECKFIVSGEGFTWETQDRERDIKAAQAGWEQAKEVILDPTIQFVLLDEINIALRNDYLDIDEVVGFLQEHKPFMTHVVLTGRNAKEELIEAADLVTEMGNVKHPFRDGIKAQKGVEF, encoded by the coding sequence ATGACCGACGAAAACACCCGCCACACCGAGAAGATGAAAAAGATCAAAGCAGCGCGCGATCGGATGATGGAAACCAAGACCGAGGAAAAGGGTTTGATCGTGGTGCATACGGGGCCGGGGAAAGGGAAGTCTTCCAGCGGCTTTGGGATGATCATGCGCTGTATTGCCCACGAAATGCCGTGCGCTGTGGTGCAGTTTATCAAAGGCAACTGGATGACGGGGGAACGGCAATTCCTGACGGAACGCTTCGCGGATGAGTGCAAGTTTATTGTTTCAGGTGAGGGGTTTACATGGGAAACTCAGGACCGCGAGCGCGATATCAAAGCGGCACAGGCCGGCTGGGAGCAAGCCAAAGAGGTGATCCTTGATCCAACCATCCAATTCGTGCTGCTGGACGAGATCAACATCGCCCTGCGCAACGACTATCTGGACATCGACGAGGTGGTCGGGTTCTTGCAGGAACACAAACCCTTCATGACCCATGTGGTGTTGACCGGTCGCAATGCGAAAGAAGAGCTGATTGAGGCGGCTGACTTGGTGACCGAGATGGGGAATGTGAAACATCCGTTCCGTGACGGGATCAAGGCACAGAAGGGTGTTGAGTTTTGA
- a CDS encoding DUF1636 family protein, producing the protein MTETTLEPVELLVCTTCKMGRAIEDDALRPGNLLYEAMLKEDLPAHVTVRPTQCFTNCQGGCNIMMRGGNRYAYVYGNLDPETQVEIITDGVTRYYNAADGFVPWRERPEHFRKNCVARIPPLNLPEDAAQ; encoded by the coding sequence ATGACTGAAACGACTTTAGAACCAGTGGAACTGTTGGTCTGTACGACCTGCAAAATGGGCCGCGCCATCGAAGACGATGCGCTGCGCCCCGGCAACTTGTTATATGAGGCCATGTTGAAAGAAGACCTGCCCGCGCATGTCACCGTGCGCCCCACGCAGTGCTTCACCAACTGCCAAGGTGGGTGCAACATCATGATGCGCGGCGGCAACCGCTACGCCTATGTTTATGGCAATCTTGACCCCGAAACCCAGGTCGAAATCATCACAGATGGCGTGACCCGCTACTACAATGCCGCTGACGGGTTTGTGCCATGGCGCGAACGCCCCGAACATTTCCGCAAGAACTGCGTTGCCCGAATCCCACCCCTGAACCTGCCAGAGGACGCCGCCCAATGA
- the cobW gene encoding cobalamin biosynthesis protein CobW, which produces MSDLSKLPVTVITGFLGAGKTTLIRHLMQNPQGKRLAVVVNEFGDVGVDGDILKSCAIPDCPAENIMELSNGCICCTVADDFIPTIEALMALEPRPDHILIETSGLALPKPLLKAFDWPDIRSKITVDGVIALADAEAVADGRFAPDVHAVDAQRAADDSLDHETPLSEVFEDQISCADIILLTKTDLAGPDGIAKARAVIEAEAPRPLPIVEIAEGVVDPRVILGLGAAAEDDMDARPSHHDGHDDHEHDDFESIVVDIPEISDPADLVNRIEAMANDQNILRVKGYAAVTGKPMRLLVQAVGARVRQQYDQPWGASERRGRLVVIAEHDDVNPDAIRAALIG; this is translated from the coding sequence ATGAGCGATCTTTCAAAACTTCCCGTCACCGTCATCACCGGCTTTCTCGGCGCTGGCAAAACCACACTGATCCGCCACCTGATGCAGAACCCGCAAGGCAAGCGTCTGGCCGTGGTCGTGAACGAATTTGGCGATGTGGGTGTCGATGGCGACATCCTGAAATCCTGCGCGATCCCCGATTGCCCCGCCGAAAACATCATGGAGCTGTCAAACGGCTGCATTTGCTGCACAGTCGCCGATGATTTCATCCCTACGATCGAGGCCCTGATGGCGCTTGAGCCCCGCCCCGATCACATCCTGATCGAAACCTCTGGTCTGGCGCTGCCCAAGCCGCTGCTGAAGGCCTTTGACTGGCCCGATATCCGTTCCAAAATCACCGTGGACGGCGTGATTGCACTGGCCGACGCAGAGGCCGTGGCCGATGGCCGCTTTGCCCCCGATGTGCATGCCGTGGACGCCCAGCGCGCAGCGGATGATTCACTGGACCATGAAACACCCCTGTCCGAAGTGTTCGAGGATCAGATTTCCTGTGCCGACATCATCCTTCTGACCAAAACCGATCTGGCAGGCCCCGACGGCATCGCAAAAGCCCGCGCCGTGATTGAGGCCGAGGCGCCCCGTCCCCTGCCCATAGTGGAAATTGCCGAAGGCGTCGTGGACCCCCGCGTCATTCTTGGCCTTGGGGCCGCTGCTGAAGACGACATGGACGCCCGCCCCTCACATCACGACGGGCACGATGACCATGAACATGACGACTTTGAATCCATCGTTGTCGACATCCCCGAAATCAGCGATCCCGCCGATTTGGTGAACCGAATCGAGGCCATGGCCAATGACCAAAACATCTTGCGTGTCAAAGGTTATGCGGCCGTCACAGGCAAACCCATGCGACTGCTCGTTCAAGCCGTGGGCGCACGTGTGCGTCAGCAATACGACCAACCCTGGGGCGCATCAGAGCGTCGTGGCCGTTTGGTTGTCATCGCCGAACATGACGATGTGAACCCCGACGCCATTCGCGCGGCTTTGATCGGGTAG